In the Solirubrobacterales bacterium genome, CGCGCTGGTCGCGGCGCTGGTCAAGGCAAAGGACGTGTTCGGCATATGAGTGACGAGCTCTACCGCGACTACATCCTCGAGCACTACAAGTCGCCCCACCACTTCGGCACGCTTGAGAAACACGACCTTCAGGCGCACGACGTCAATCCGCTCTGCGGCGACGAGCTGCAGGTCCAGTTGGCGGTGGACGAGAACGGCGTGATCACCGACATCGCATTTGAAGGAACCGGCTGCGCCATCAGCCAGGCGAGCGCTTCGATCGCGTCGGACGAATACATCGGGATGAATGTCAGTGAGGTCACCAAGCTGAACCACGAGTGGATTCAGGATCTGCTGGGGATTGAGATCTCCCCAACGCGCAAGAAATGCGCGCAGCTGAACCTGAAAGTCATGCGCGGCGCCGTCACAGGCGACGCAACTTGGCCAGACGAATAGGTTTATTTCTGGGGCGCGGCCCCTGCAGCAGGTAAGCTGCGACTGGGCCGGTACCAAACGGTTCCCAAATATGTCAGCAGCAGAACTGAAATCAGATGTGATCGTCGTCGGGGCGGGTCTTGCGGGACTCACCGCCGCGTGCGAACTCGCCGATGCCGGCAAGTGCGTGCTGGTCATCGACCAGGAGCCCGAGGCATCACTTGGCGGTCAGGCCTACTGGTCGCTCGGAGGACTGATGTTCGTTGACTCCCCCGAGCAGCGCCGCGCCCGGGTGAAGGACTCGTTCGACCTTGCCTGGCAGGACTGGATCGGTACCGCCGCCTTCGATCGTCCCGAAGACGAGTGGCCGAAGAAGTGGGCCGAGGCCTACGTCAACTTTGCCGCCGGGGAGAAGCGTGCATGGCTTTCCGAGATGGGCATGAAGTGGATGCCGAGCCCGGGCTGGCCCGAGCGCGGCGGAAGCCTCGCCGGCGGTCATGGAAACTCGGTGCCGCGATTCCACATCACCTGGGGCACTGGACCTGGCGTGCTTGAGCCGTTCCTGGAGCGCATCGAAGCTGCGCGCCTGGCCGGCACCATTGACTTCGCCTTCCGTCACCGGGTTGACGAGTTGGACCTCACCGACGGCGCAGTCACCGGCGTCTCTGGCGCAGTGCTTGAGCCGAGCTCCGTCGGACGCGGCGAGGACAGCTCGCGCGTAGAGGTCGACACCTTCTCCGCTGAAGCAGAGGCCGTGCTCGTCACCTCGGGTGGCATCGGCGGCAACTTTGACCTTGTGCGGGAGAACTGGCCAGAGCGCCTGGGACCCGTGCCGGAACACTTGATTCGCGGAGTCCCCGTAAGCACCGACGGCCGCATGCTTGGCATCTCTGAGCGCGCCGGCGCAAACCTGATCGGCAGCGATCGGATGTGGCACTACACGGAAGGCATCCGCAACTGGTCGCCGATCTGGTCTGACCATGCGATTCGCATTCTTCCCGGACCATCACCGCTTTGGTTTGACGCGACAGGCGAGCGCATGCCCCTCCCCTGCCTCCCCGGCTTCGACACGATCGGGACGATGACGCAGATTGGGAAGAGCGGATTTGACTACAGCTGGTTCGTCCTGAACGAGCGGATCATCGCGAAGGAGTTTGCTTTGAGCGGCTCCGAGCAGAACCCCGACGTGACCGGCAAAAACGTCCGGGCCACGATCCACCAGCGCGTGATGCCAAACGTGCCCGACCCAGTGCGCGCCTTCATGGACCACGGCCCAGACTTCGTAGTGCGGAAGGACCTGCGCTCGCTGGTTGAAGGAATGAACGCGATCGGCCATGGCGGAGCAGAGATTGACTTCTCGCGACTCGAACAACAGATCATCGAAAGAGATCGTGAAGTTTCGAACCCGTTCAGCAAAGACATGCAGGTCATGGCGATCAACGGCGCGCGCAAGTACTTTGCCGACCGCGTCACGCGCGTGGCGAAGCCGCACGAGATTCTCGATTCCAAGGCCGGCCCGCTGATCGCCGTGAAGCTCAACCTCCTGACCCGCAAGACGCTCGGCGGAATCCAGACCGACCTAGAAGGTCGCGCGCTGCGCGCCGACGGCACACCGCTGCCGGGTCTTTACGCCGCTGGCGAGGTCTCGGGCTTCGGTGGCGGCGGAATGCACGGGTACCGCGCGCTCGAGGGCACGTTCCTTGGCGGGTGCCTGTTCAGTGGTCGTACTGCTGGTCGCGCCGCAGCTGCAGCGCTGGGTACGCGCTCGGCCGCTCCACCGGCAGCAGCGGTCAGCCCCTAGCCCCGTCTGGAGCGGGATCTCTTCCCTAGCGGATCGAGTGTGGAAGGTTTAGCCCCAGTTCATCGGATCGTCTAGTCGGAGGGTTGCGTCGAGGCGGCGGCGTTCCAGGAGCTTGGCCATGTAGCGCTGGTAGGCGTCGAGGCCACCGAAGACTTCCAGGGTCTTGGCTGCCTCCAGCCAACTCGGCGGATCCTCATCGGCGATGAAGAGTCGATGCGTCGAGAACTTCCAATCCAGCCCGGCCCCCTTGTGGTTGTCATGCACGTATGCGACGCACCACATGAATGACTTGCGTCCTTCGATTCGGCGCGAGCGAAAGCGCCCCTCGAAGAGTGGGCCACTTGTCCCGTACCTGCGGTGGTAATAGAGCGTGTAGGCCCCCAGCACCCGGCGCATCAGACTGTCGATTCCGCCAGCAACTTTCTGCCACAGGACCAGGTGAAAATGATTCGAGAGCACGACCCGAGCGCACAATCTGACTTCATTGCGCAGGCAGCGATAGGGACGACCTCGCTGATCAAAGTGCGGGACCGCAGAGAGATGGCGGTTCATCATCTGCTCAAAGACCCTGCGATCTTCGTCGTCGCGGAACAGCCAGATCCGGTCTCGGGAGTGACTCCAAACGTGATATCCGCCCGGCTCGCGCCGGTCCTGACTGAAGAGATACGGCATGCCCTCCATCGAACCGATGCGCGCGTAACGGTTCAAGACCCAAACGCGCCGAGGACTCACCAACTCTGCACCAATTCTCCGAAATCAAGCCGAAATCACTCCGCGCTCGATCCTCGCGGGACCGAGTGTGGAACTCCGAGCCCCTCGGGGGGCGGTTCGCCTAGCCTCCACTCCATGGCTGAAGAAGAGTTCACCCACGAACTGCGCGTGCGCTACTCCGAGTGCGACGCCCAGGGCATCGTCTTCAACGCGCGCTGGTTCGAGTACTTCGACGTTGCGATGACCGAGTTCTGGCGCGAAGTGATCGGCGGCTACTCGCACCTTCCCGATTCACTTGGGGTCGAGACCGTGGTTGCGGAAACGGGCGCCAGGTTCCGCGGAGCGGGTCGTTTTGACGACCTCCTGAGCTTCTCGATTCACGTCCGGCGGATCGGCACCACGTCGATGCGGATCGAAATCGACTGTCATCGCGAAGAGGCGCTGCTCTGCGAAGGCTTCATCGAATACGTATTCGTGGACCCGCGTGAACTGATCCCGGTTGAGATCCCGCAGCGGCTGCTTGCGCTGCTTCCGGAAGTCAGCCAATAACGCTGGCGATAGAGCCAGGTGCCGGCGCCACTTTGACGCGGTCGCCGACCTCGCAGAGTTCGACCGACGGTCGCTGAGCCACCAGCGTTCCGCCGTCTGCGGCTCGCACGCGATACATGATGTCGTGGCCGTAGAACTCGCGCTCGACGACTTCGTACCCGCCCGCCGAATCGGCCGTCACTTCAAGCTGCTCGGGTCGGATCGCGATCGTGTGCTCTCCGTCGTCGACCTTGTGCGCCAACGCGATCAGGCCAAGCTCAGTGTGGACGCTGTCGGATTCGACATGGCCGTTCAACACGTTGACGTCGCCGACAAACTCGGCGACCCAGCGCTCGACCGGTCGCCAGTAGATCTCCTGCGGCCCACCGGTCTGCACGATCTTGCCGTCGCGCATCACTGCCACGCGATCCGCCATCGAAAGCGCTTCTTCCTGATCGTGGGTCACGAGGATCGCGGTTGCGCCGACTTCTCGCAGAATCGCATGAACGTCGCGACGCAGTCCTGCCCTCAGTGACGCGTCAAGGCTCGAGAAGGGCTCGTCAAGGAGGACCACGTCTGGCTCTGGTGCCAGCGCGCGAGCGAGCGCAACGCGCTGCCGCTCACCGCCGGAGAGTTCATGCGCGTAGGCGTCTTCGCGGTGGGAAAGTCCGACAAGTTCGAGCGCTCGTCGCGCGACGGCTTTGCGCTCGGCGCGTGCCGACCCATGAAGACCGAACTCGACGTTCCTCAAAACAGACAGATGCGGGAACAATGCGTAGTCCTGAACGACCATCCCGATCTGACGCTTCTCCGGCGGCACTGGCGAACGGTTAGCACCGCTCAGTACGCGACCGCCGACAGAGACCTCGCCCGAGTCGGGAAGTTCGAAGCCCATCAGCAGTCGCAACAGAGTCGATTTGCCGCAGCCGGATGGCCCCAGCACCGCGAACAGCTCGCCGCGCTGAACAGAAATCGAGGCGCCATCGAGCGCGACGATCTCGCCGAAGCGCTTGGTGACGGAGTTGATTTCTATGGCGAATTCCAACATTGCAGGTAAGACTTTATTAGGCTTGCCTAAATGAGTTGGCAAATACTTGGTATTCACCTGCCCCACGAAAGGCCGATCTTGAAACACCTCCACCCAGCACGAACGGTGCTCGCACTTCTGACCCTGGCGCTCGCGCTCGCAGCCACAGGCTGCGGTGACAAGTCGACCGCAAACAATGCCGAAGCGACAGACTCGCTCGTCATCTACTCCGGCCGCGAGGCCGAACTCGTGAAAGACGTCTACGCAAAGTTCGAAAAGCAATCCGGCGTCAAACTCGAAATCCGCTACGCCCAGACCCCCGAGCTCGCCGCGACCTTGATCGAAGAGGGCAAGAACACACGCGCCGACGTCTTCTACGCGCAAGATGCCAGCGCAGTCGGTTCGGTGGCCAAGAAGGGACTGCTCGCGCCGATCACCGCCAAGTCGTTCGCTGATGTCCCGGAACGATTCCGCAATGCGGACGGGGTGTGGACCGGCATCACCGGCCGCGTCCGTACCCAGATCTACAACACGGACAAACTAAAGGCCGACGAACTGCCCGCGTCCGTGCTTGAGCTGACCAAGCCCACGTGGAAGGGGCGCGTCGCGATCGCCCCGGGCAATTCGTCGTTTCAGGGTTTCGTCACGGCGATGCGCGAAACGATCGGAGACGACAAGACCAAAGCGTGGCTTGAAGGCATGAAGGCCAACGACGTCAAGACCTACGAGACCAACGGCGACATTGCCGCGGCGGTCGCAGACGGCGAGGTCGACTCTGGCCTCGTGAACCACTATTACCTCTACGAGCTGCTCGCCGAAAACCCGGACGCGCCCGCGGCCAACCACTTCTTCAAGAAGGGCGACCCCGGCACTTTCGTGAACGCCTCGGCCGCCGGAGTACTCAAGGCTGGCAAGAACCAGGCAAACGCGCAGAAGTTCATCGAGTTCATGCTCAGCGAGGGCCAGACCTACTTCGCAACCGAAGCTGCCGAGAAGGAGTACCCGGTCGTCGCCAGCTACCGGGCCAAGCTCCCCAAGTCGCTGCCGTCGCTCGATGAGGTCAAAGGTCCTGACGTCTCACTCGACACGCTCGGCGACGGATTGCCGAGTACGGTTCGGATGATTGAGTCCATCGGCTTCCCAGGAACCTGATCCGCGCCTGACCAGTTCAGCGCGGCAGCCCCGCCGGAATCTCATATTCATTCCGGCGGGGTTCGCGGCGCTGCTGACGCTCATCCCGATCCTCTATGTGGTGGTCCGGTCGATTGATGCTGACCATTACGCATGGGAACGACTTTTCTCCGATCGCACGCTTGAGCTGCTCGTCAACAGCCTGGGCCTGGCCGGCGCCGTTGCGATCGCGGCGATTGCGATCTCGTTGCCATACGCATGGCTCGTCACCTCGACCAACATGCCGGGGCGGCGGTTCTTTGAGATAACTGGTCCGCTTCCGCTGGTGGTGCCGAGCTATGTCGGCGCAGCGATCATGCTCGATGCATTCGGACCGCGCGGGTTGCTGCAGCAGCTCCTCGAATCGCCACTCGGCGTCGAGCGCGTGCCATCGATCTACGGCTTCTTCGGGGCATTCGTGACGCTGACGCTTTTCACCTATCCCTACGTCCTGCTGCTCGCCGTCGCGGCGTTCAAGCGTGTGGACCCGGCGATGGAGGAAACGGCTCGTGGCCTCGGCCTGAGCCCCGTGCGTGCGTTCGTGCGCGCGACTCTTCCCCAGCTCAGGCCTGCCCTGGTTG is a window encoding:
- a CDS encoding SUF system NifU family Fe-S cluster assembly protein — translated: MSDELYRDYILEHYKSPHHFGTLEKHDLQAHDVNPLCGDELQVQLAVDENGVITDIAFEGTGCAISQASASIASDEYIGMNVSEVTKLNHEWIQDLLGIEISPTRKKCAQLNLKVMRGAVTGDATWPDE
- a CDS encoding FAD-binding dehydrogenase; translated protein: MSAAELKSDVIVVGAGLAGLTAACELADAGKCVLVIDQEPEASLGGQAYWSLGGLMFVDSPEQRRARVKDSFDLAWQDWIGTAAFDRPEDEWPKKWAEAYVNFAAGEKRAWLSEMGMKWMPSPGWPERGGSLAGGHGNSVPRFHITWGTGPGVLEPFLERIEAARLAGTIDFAFRHRVDELDLTDGAVTGVSGAVLEPSSVGRGEDSSRVEVDTFSAEAEAVLVTSGGIGGNFDLVRENWPERLGPVPEHLIRGVPVSTDGRMLGISERAGANLIGSDRMWHYTEGIRNWSPIWSDHAIRILPGPSPLWFDATGERMPLPCLPGFDTIGTMTQIGKSGFDYSWFVLNERIIAKEFALSGSEQNPDVTGKNVRATIHQRVMPNVPDPVRAFMDHGPDFVVRKDLRSLVEGMNAIGHGGAEIDFSRLEQQIIERDREVSNPFSKDMQVMAINGARKYFADRVTRVAKPHEILDSKAGPLIAVKLNLLTRKTLGGIQTDLEGRALRADGTPLPGLYAAGEVSGFGGGGMHGYRALEGTFLGGCLFSGRTAGRAAAAALGTRSAAPPAAAVSP
- a CDS encoding acyl-CoA thioesterase encodes the protein MAEEEFTHELRVRYSECDAQGIVFNARWFEYFDVAMTEFWREVIGGYSHLPDSLGVETVVAETGARFRGAGRFDDLLSFSIHVRRIGTTSMRIEIDCHREEALLCEGFIEYVFVDPRELIPVEIPQRLLALLPEVSQ
- a CDS encoding ABC transporter ATP-binding protein, whose translation is MEFAIEINSVTKRFGEIVALDGASISVQRGELFAVLGPSGCGKSTLLRLLMGFELPDSGEVSVGGRVLSGANRSPVPPEKRQIGMVVQDYALFPHLSVLRNVEFGLHGSARAERKAVARRALELVGLSHREDAYAHELSGGERQRVALARALAPEPDVVLLDEPFSSLDASLRAGLRRDVHAILREVGATAILVTHDQEEALSMADRVAVMRDGKIVQTGGPQEIYWRPVERWVAEFVGDVNVLNGHVESDSVHTELGLIALAHKVDDGEHTIAIRPEQLEVTADSAGGYEVVEREFYGHDIMYRVRAADGGTLVAQRPSVELCEVGDRVKVAPAPGSIASVIG
- a CDS encoding iron ABC transporter substrate-binding protein, with translation MSWQILGIHLPHERPILKHLHPARTVLALLTLALALAATGCGDKSTANNAEATDSLVIYSGREAELVKDVYAKFEKQSGVKLEIRYAQTPELAATLIEEGKNTRADVFYAQDASAVGSVAKKGLLAPITAKSFADVPERFRNADGVWTGITGRVRTQIYNTDKLKADELPASVLELTKPTWKGRVAIAPGNSSFQGFVTAMRETIGDDKTKAWLEGMKANDVKTYETNGDIAAAVADGEVDSGLVNHYYLYELLAENPDAPAANHFFKKGDPGTFVNASAAGVLKAGKNQANAQKFIEFMLSEGQTYFATEAAEKEYPVVASYRAKLPKSLPSLDEVKGPDVSLDTLGDGLPSTVRMIESIGFPGT